From the Pedobacter cryoconitis genome, one window contains:
- a CDS encoding type VI secretion system Vgr family protein, which translates to MVNKLIVDISIEQVTITHFSRFTLDQRFNEHHTFELRINHDQIENTGGITLTKSKDFIGKNLTIQFARLGDTGNIFTGIITKVEIAQTHGLRGDIVITGYSPDILLNRGPDLGSYLNKDLKSIITQATNDTPQNDLDFQINPGYSAAIDYLIQYKESDFDFINRLSSEYHEWFFYDGRILHFGKPDEQEEIALIYGRDLQSLQYGMQIAPLNYKKFAYHSKQDELLSAQPQTASSSFSDVSHAISASNNVFSKCFNQPLSVRVNSQSEIDAFVNDEHKALVSGLVSISGKGDNAKVGIGKIVNISTSMHNGLDFQVEDFGKFIVTAIHHEIDGIGHYHHTFDGVAADSEKLQVKKIQKPFADMQLADVVDNNDPQGNGRIKVKFKWQCQTNDPTEWLRVMTPDAGSSDKVSKNRGFVFIPEKGDQVVVAFEEGNIARPIVMGSVFHGKSGTGGSASNNSKSLTSKSGHTVQLNDGGGITIKDKTGGNHIVVDGQNKVTVTSSQTVVLTNGTAAITLENDKITIHASEIEIAKKDGKSAKIDINGDLTNINTKDMTITSTNNTITGTNNTMSGKNHITGGDTKIDMGDVFIN; encoded by the coding sequence ATGGTAAACAAGCTAATTGTAGACATCAGCATAGAGCAGGTGACTATAACGCATTTCAGCCGTTTTACGCTGGATCAGCGTTTTAATGAACATCATACTTTTGAACTTCGTATCAATCATGACCAGATTGAAAATACTGGTGGTATTACACTCACAAAATCTAAAGATTTTATAGGTAAGAATTTAACTATTCAGTTTGCACGATTAGGCGATACCGGAAATATTTTCACAGGAATAATTACTAAAGTTGAAATTGCCCAGACTCATGGGCTCCGGGGTGATATTGTGATTACAGGTTATAGTCCTGATATTTTACTGAACAGGGGGCCTGATCTTGGCTCTTATCTGAATAAAGATCTTAAAAGTATAATTACGCAAGCCACTAATGATACTCCACAGAATGATCTTGACTTTCAAATTAATCCTGGCTACAGTGCTGCAATTGATTATCTGATACAATATAAAGAGAGTGATTTTGATTTCATCAACAGGCTTTCCTCAGAATATCATGAATGGTTTTTTTATGATGGCCGCATCCTGCATTTCGGGAAGCCTGATGAACAGGAAGAAATTGCCCTGATTTACGGGCGGGATCTTCAGAGTTTGCAGTACGGAATGCAGATAGCTCCTCTGAATTATAAGAAGTTTGCCTATCATTCTAAGCAGGATGAATTGCTGAGTGCTCAGCCGCAGACTGCAAGTTCCAGCTTTTCAGATGTTTCACATGCAATATCTGCTTCAAATAATGTCTTTAGTAAATGTTTCAATCAGCCTTTAAGTGTCAGAGTTAATTCTCAGAGCGAGATTGACGCTTTTGTGAATGATGAACATAAAGCTTTAGTGTCAGGATTAGTCAGCATTTCTGGCAAAGGAGATAATGCGAAAGTAGGAATAGGGAAAATTGTTAATATCAGTACGAGTATGCACAATGGCTTAGATTTTCAGGTAGAAGATTTCGGTAAATTTATTGTAACTGCCATACACCATGAGATTGATGGCATCGGTCATTATCATCACACTTTTGATGGAGTGGCAGCAGATAGTGAGAAACTCCAGGTAAAAAAGATTCAGAAACCATTTGCTGATATGCAACTGGCTGATGTGGTCGATAATAATGATCCTCAGGGGAATGGGCGTATAAAGGTGAAGTTTAAATGGCAATGCCAGACAAATGATCCTACAGAATGGTTACGCGTAATGACTCCCGATGCAGGAAGCAGTGATAAAGTAAGTAAAAACAGGGGGTTTGTGTTTATTCCGGAAAAGGGAGATCAGGTTGTGGTTGCTTTTGAAGAAGGGAATATCGCCAGGCCAATTGTGATGGGCAGTGTGTTTCACGGCAAAAGTGGAACTGGGGGCAGTGCCAGTAATAATAGTAAAAGCCTGACCTCAAAAAGTGGCCATACTGTTCAGTTAAATGATGGTGGTGGAATAACGATAAAAGATAAAACCGGCGGTAATCATATTGTTGTGGATGGCCAGAATAAGGTAACAGTTACATCAAGTCAGACCGTAGTTTTAACTAATGGTACGGCGGCGATTACGCTTGAAAATGATAAAATCACCATACATGCCTCTGAAATTGAAATTGCGAAAAAAGACGGGAAATCTGCGAAAATTGATATCAACGGAGATTTGACCAATATCAATACAAAGGATATGACAATAACTTCGACTAATAATACAATTACCGGTACCAATAATACGATGTCTGGTAAAAATCACATCACAGGAGGTGATACAAAAATTGATATGGGTGATGTTTTTATTAATTAA